Part of the bacterium genome, GGTCTTGTTCCTCGAGCACAAGAAGATGTATCGCTCGGTCCGAGGGGAGGTGCCCGAGTCCGAGTTCACCGTGCCGATCGGGCCGGCTGTGGTCCGACGGCCCGGGCGCGACCTCAGCATCTTTGCCTACGGACTGATGACGCATGAGGCGCTCAGGGCGGCCGGCCAGCTCCAGCAGGAGGGGATCGAGGCCGAGGTCGTGGACGTGCGGACGCTTCGCCCGCTCGACACGAAGACCATCTTGGAGAGCGTGGCGCGGACAAACCGCGCGCTCATCGTGCACGAGGACAACCGGTTCGCCGGGTTTGGCGCGGAGATCGCCGCGACCATCGCCGAAGAGGGGTTCCGATACCTCGATGCTCCCCCCACCCGCCTCTGCGGTCCCGACGTGCCCGCGGTGCCGTTTTCCCAGCCGTTTGAGGACTGGTTCATGATCTCGGCCGAGAAGATCGTCCACGCCGCGCGCGCGGTCGCCGCCTACTAACCGGCTCGAGGCCCAGAGGAGTTCGCGGATGCCCACCGAGGTCAAGATGCCCCAGCTCGGCGAGAGCGTGCACGAGGGGACGATCGGCAAATGGCTCAAGCGCCCCGGCGACGCGGTCGCGAAGTACGAGCCGCTGGTCGAGGTGAACACCGACAAGGTGAACGTCGAGATGCCGTCGCCGTTCGCGGGGGTGCTTCGGCAGATCCTCGTCGAGGAAGGCACGACGGTGGTCGTCGGCACCGCGATCGCGGTGATCGAAGAGCAGGGGGGCGCCGCGGCCCGCGCAGCCGCACCCGGGATCGCACAGCCATCGAGCCCCGCCGCGCCGCCGGCAATGGGCGACGGCGGGCGCTCCCGCGCCCCCGTGCCGCCGGACACCCGATCGCAGGCCCCGCGGCTGACCCCGCTTGTCCGGCGCTTGGCCGAGGAGCATCGGCTGAGCCCCGAGGAGCTGGCGTCGATCCCGGGCAGCGGAGAGGGCGGCCGGATCACCAAGGATGACGTGCTGCGGCACATCGAGACCCAACGCGCATCGCCCCGATCACAGGCGCCGGCCGCCCCGTCCCCGTCCGCGACTCGCGCGTCCTCCCCTGGGGGGGACAGGCAGGGCGCGGCTCAGGATGAGCTTCACCGGTTCTCGCCCGTGCGCCGGGCCATCGCCGAGCGCATGGCGCAAAGCAAACGGGAGATCCCCCACGCTTATGGGACGATCGAGGTGGACCTCACCGCGCTGGTGCGGCACCGGGAGGCGCATAAGGCGACCTGGCAGGCCCGGGAGGGTGTCAACGTCTCCCTCACCGCGTTTCTCGTGCGGGCGGCCGCCCGAGCGCTCAGGGCGTATCCGATGGTGAACGCCACGTACACGCCGGAAGGCATCCTCTACAAGCACGCGATCCATTTCGGCGTGGGCGTCGCGATCCCCGACGGGTTGATCGTGCCCGTGATCAAGCATGCGGACCAGAAGGGCGTCGTGGGCCTGGCCGCCGAGATCGCGCAACTCGCCGAGCGCGCGCGCGACGGAAAGCTCACGCTCGACGACGTCTCGGGCGGGACATTCACGCTGACGAACCCGGGCGTGTTCGGGTCGATCACCTCCATGCCGATCATCAACTATCCACAGGCGGCGATCCTGGCCGCGGACGCGATCGTCCGGCGGCCGGTCGTCGTCGGCGAGGGGATCGCGATCCGCGACGTGATGCATCTCGGGATCGCGTTCGACCACCGCGTCTTCGACGGGGCGGTGGCGATGCGGTTCCTCAACCATATCAAGCAGCAGCTCGAGGGGTTTGCCCCGGCGGGGGAGTCTCCCGAGTTTTAGCCTCGGCGGGAGACAGGGCGGCGACGACAATGAGTCTGGATCGACGGCCGGAGTGGTTGAAGGTAAGGCTCCCCACGGGCCCCAACTTTCGGGAGCTGGTCGGCATCATGCGGACCCAGGCGCTGCACACGGTCTGCGAGGAGGCCCGCTGTCCCAACATCGGCGACTGCTGGGAGCGGCGGACGGCGACGTTCCTCATCCTCGGGAATGTCTGCACGCGGCACTGCGCGTACTGCGCGATCGCTCACGGCCTCCCCACCGAGTTGGACGTGCAGGAGCCGGAACGCGTGGCGGCGGCCACATCCGCGATGGGCCTGCGCCACGTCGTCATCACCTCGGTGGACCGGGACGATCTGCGGGACGGAGGGGCCGCGATGTTTGCCCGGACGATCCGGCTGATCCGGGAACGCCACCCCCGGTGCTCCGTCGAGGTGCTGATCCCGGACTTCAAGGGGGATGCGGACGCGCTGCGCACCGTGCTCGACGCCGGCCCCGACATTCTGAACCACAACATCGAGACCGTCCCGCGGCTGTTTCGGGCCGTGCGCGCCGGCGGGAACTTCCGCAGGTCGCTCGATCTGCTCGCCCAGGCGAAGGCGCAGGCCGGGCGTTGGGTGACGAAGAGCGGGATGATGGTGGGCTTAGGGGAGACCTGGGACGAGGTGCTGGCGACGATGCGGGCCCTTCGGGATGTCGAGTGCGAGATCCTCACGATCGGACAGTACCTGAGCCCGGGAAAGGATTACCATCCGATCGCCCGTTATTACCGTCCCGAGGAGTTCGCCGCGCTCAAACACGAGGGGGTCTCGATGGGATTCCGCCACGTCGAGTCCGGGCCGCTCGTGCGCAGCAGTTACCACGCCGATGAGCAGGCGGTCGGGGCGGGCGCGATTCCTGCGGCGCCGTGACGAGACGCTAGGTTCCGACCGGCGCCTTCTGCTTGGTGTGCACGTCCTGTGAGCTGCTGTGGCCCGGGAAGACGCTCGCCTTCGGGTTCAGGTACGCGGTGGCGTTGTTGATCGCGGTCGCGGCCTCGCCAAACCCGGTCGCGATCAGCTTGACTTTGCCCGGGTAGGTGACGACATCCCCCGAGGCGTACACGCCTCGCACGTTCGTCTCCATCCGCGTGTTGACCCGGATGCTGTCGTGTTCCAGCTCGAGGCCCCATCCCTGGATCGGCCCGAGGGTGCTCAAAAACCCCAGCGAGGCGATCACCGCATCCACCTCGAGCGACTCTTCAGTGTTGGTCTTGTTCTGGTAGATGACCGCCCGCTCGACCTGCGTTCCGCCCTCGAGACGGCGCAGCTCGTAGAAGGTCTTCACCTGCACGGGCGACGTGTGAAGCTTTTGCACCGAGTCCTCAAACGCCCGGAACTGGTCGCGGCGGTGGATCAAGGTGATCGACCGGGCGATTCCGATGAGCCCGAGCGCCCAGTCGACGGCGGAGTCCCCACCGCCGACGATCAAGACGCGCTTGTCCTTGAAATCCTGAAAGCTGCGGACGAAGTAGTACAGTCCCCTGCCTTCGAATCCATCGATCAGCGGATTCTTGAACGTCTTGGGGTGAAAGGCCCCGATGCCCGCGGTGATCAGGACCGTCCGCGTCGCGTGCATCGCTCCCTCCGAGGCGAGATGAATCGTGCCATCGGGCTGCGCCGTGAGCGTCCCCACCGTCTCGCCGAGGCACACGGTCGGCGTGTACTGCATCGCCTGCTCCGCGAGGTTGTCGACCAGCTCGCGGCCCAGGATCTTGGGGAACCCCGCCACATCGTAGATCCACTTTTCCGGGTAGAGCGCGGTGACCTGGCCGCCCAGGGCGCCGAGGCTCTCAATGATCTTGGTCCGGAGCGCGCGAAACCCGGAGTAGTACGCGGCGTAGAGCCCCACCGGCCCGCCGCCGAGGATGGTGACGTCGAACACATCCGCTGGCATTTCTCAGATCCTCCGCTCGGTACGCGTTCCCATCGGTACGCGTTTCCACTTCTACTATGCCCTACGTCGGGGCGGCCCGGTCAGATTGGGCCACGGGACATTATACACCCTGCCGGGCACGTTTTCGGGATGCCGGGGCGCCTCCCCGCCCGACCCCCCACGCCGTGGGAAGTCCGGGGGGCGTCCGCGCGTTCTCCTTTCTTGACAGGGTATGGGGCTGGCCCTATCGTTGGGACGTACACGACTTGGGACCACGCGGGCCGGATCCCAAGATGGAGGAAGATCGATGGCGACGACAAGAGTAGCTGAGGCGCGGGCGCAGGCTCCGCGGCTCACCGAGACGCAGATGGAGCGCTACTCGCGCCAGATCATTCTGGAGGAGATGGGCGTCGAGGGGCAGGCTCGGCTCCTCGAGAGCAAGGTCTTGATCATCGGGGCCGGCGGGTTGGGGTCCCCAACGGCGCTGTACCTCGCGGCCGCGGGCGTGGGGACGATCGGGATCGTGGACGGCGATCAGGTGGACTTGACGAACCTGCACCGGCAGATCCTGCACGCTACATCGGCCCTGGGCCGGCCCAAGACCGAATCGGCGCGGAAGACGCTGGGGGAACTGAACCCGGACGTGACTGTGGTGCCGTATCAAACGGTGCTCACGAGCGCGAACGCGCTGGACGTGCTTGCCCCCTACGACGTCGTGATCAACGGCAGCGACAACTTTCCGACGCGCTACCTGGTGAACGACGCCTGCGTCCTGCTCGGCAAGCCGCTCGTGGATGCCAGCATTCTCAAGTGGGAAGGCCAGGCCACGACGTTTCTGCCGGGCCGCGGCTGCTACCGGTGCCTGTTCCCGACCCCGCCCCCACCGGGAGCGGTGCCGTCTTGCGCCGAAGGCGGCATTCTCGGGGCGCTGTGCGGCTTCATGGGGAGCCGGCAGGCCCTCGAGACGTTGAAGGTGCTGCTGGGCGTCGGAGAGACCCTGGCGAACCGGTTGCTGATCTTCGACGCCCTCGAGGGGGAGACGCGCGTCGTGCGCTGGAACCGGAACCCGCAGTGCCCCGTGTGCGGCGACCAGCCAACGATTCGCGCGCTGATCGACTACGAGCAGTTCTGCGGCATGCCGGCGCACGACCGCCCGGCGACCCCGGCGCAGGCGCCGGTCCCGCAGGTCTCGCCCGAGGAGGCGAAGACCTTGCTCGATCGCGGCGGGGTGCAATTGGTGGACGTCCGCGAGCCCTGGGAGTACGATGAGGCGCACATCCCGGGCTGCCGGCTGATCCCGTTGGGCGACGTGCCGGTGCGGCACGGAGAGATCGACCGGGAGACACCGGTTGTGGTCTACTGCAAATCCGGAGGGCGGAGCGCCAAAGCGGTGACATTTCTTCGTGAGCAGGGATATGCGAAGGCGCTCAACCTCAGCGGTGGGATCCTGGCCTGGATGAACGCCCAGCTTCCTACCGAATAGCCGGGCCGGTTCGGATACCGTACCGAGTGTCGAGGGGGAGTGGCCGTGGGCCACTCCCCCTCATGACGTTTCGCGGGTGGACCGGCTACATATGCGCTCCCATGCCGGTCATCGTCAGGGTCGTCACGACGTTCATGTTACTCAGTTCGGTGTACTCCAGCTTCACGAGGTCTCCGGGGTGCAGCCGCGTGAGCGGGATGGCACCGTTCTGCCAGATGAGCCCTCCGCCCGGGATCACGATCACGGTCACCGGATGCGCCATCATCATATGATCGCCGGCCGCGGGATGCTGCATCGCCGTGCCCGCCTCGGGATGCTGCATCATAGCCCCCGACTCGGCCGGGGTGATCTCGATAATCCCCTGGCAGGTCTGCGGCGTGCTCCCGCAGGAGACGAAGCGCACGCGAGTCACCACGCCCTCGAGCGCCTTTCCGTGCATCATCATCTACGTCATGCGGGACCATTTGCTGGGCCTGCGCCCACCCCGGCCCCAGGACAGCAGTGGCGATCATCACGACACCCAGCGCGACGGCTTTCATCCACGTCACCTCCTTCGTTTGATCAGGTGCTCACCCTCGAGCGTATGAGGCGGGCGTGCAGATTTGATAAAGACCCGTCGATCCCCCATGCGTCCGCGATCGCGTGCGTCCGCAGGCGGGATCCTTCGGGATCGGACGAAAATGAACGAAAAGCGCATGCCCTTCCCGGCCATCACATGCCGATGCGTTCCACGGGCATTTTCGTTTGACAAAGCCCGCCGGCGACGGATAAAATAGGGTTGGGCCGCGCAAAGCGTTGCCCCATTGAGACGAGGTGATTCTCTGTGTCCATCGAGGTGGGCCGACCCACCGTGACCGTGTCCGACAGCGCGATTGCGAAGCTCAAGGAGATGCTCGCGGAGCAGAACGAACCCAATCTCTGCTTCCGCGTGTTTATCCAGCAGGGCGGATGCGATGGGTTTTCGTACGGCATGGCGTTCGATTCGCCCGATGCGGACGACGAGATCATTGAGCGAGGCGGAGTGCGCCTCCTCGTCGACAAGACCAGTTCGCGTCTTCTTCGGGGCGCGGAGATCGATTACGTCGCATCGGTGACAGCCACAGGGTTTGCGATTCGCAACCCGAATGCCGTGTCCACCTGCGGGTGCGGCCACTCGTTCAAGACCGCGGACGACCACGGGCAGGCGGACCCCTGCGGCGAGGAGGATCACGAGCATGGATCAACAGACTAGCCAGGCGACCGCGGAGACCTCCGACCTGCACGCGCGGGTCGAGAAGGTCCTCGACCAGATCCGGCCCTATGTCCAGCAAGACGGCGGCGACCTCGAGTTGATCGACGTCGTCGACGGGGTCGTGCAGATCCGGCTGGCCGGGTCATGCGTCGGCTGCATGTACTCGATGATGACGCTCCAAGCCGGCGTCGAGCGGATGCTCAAGGAGCAGGTCCCCGAGATCAAGGCAGTCGAGTCGGCGCCCTTTTAGCTATCGCGACCGCGGGCGCACGAGAGGAACCCTGAGCCTCTCACATGTAGCGCGTGAGAGGCTTTTGCTTTCGGAGGATGTGACGGGGAGGCGACCGGGCGTGCGCTTCGAGTACAGCGAGGAACAGCGCCTGATCTGGGATACGGCACGCGCGTTCGCAGCCCGGGAGTTACGCCCCCATGCGCGCGCGTGGGACGCGGAGGGAACATTTCCGACCGCGCTGATCCCCAAACTGGCGGAACTCGGCTTCCTCGGGATGACCATTCCCCAAGAGTACGGCGGTTCGGGCCTCGACACGGTCAGCCTGGCCCTGGCGATCGAGGCGATCGCGTGGGGGGACGGCGGCGTCGCGCTCACCGTCGCCTCCCACAACTCGCTCTGCTCGGGTCACATCGTGCTCGCGGGGACCGACGCGCAGAAGCGAACCTACCTGCCCCGCCTCGCGTCCGGCCAGGCCCTGGGGGCGTGGGCATTGACCGAACCGGGCTCGGGCAGCGATGCCGCAGCGCTCGCCACACGCGCGGTGCGGCGCGGCACCCGATGGGTGCTGAACGGCACCAAGGTGTTCGTGACGCAGGGCAGCCTGGCCGGGGTGTATGTGATCATGGCCCGGACCGATCCGGAGGCCGGATCTCGGGGGATCTCGGCGTTTCTCGTAGAGCGCGGGACCCCGGGGCTGCGCGTCGGGAAGCACGAGGACAAACTCGGGGTCCGGTCGAGCGACACCGCCGAGGTCGTTCTGGAGGATTGCGAGGCGGCCCCGGATGCGATGCTCGGCGCGCCGGGCGACGGCTATCGGGACGCGCTGCGCGTGCTGGAGGGGGGCCGGATCGGGATCGGCGCGATGGCGCTCGGGCTCGGTCGGGCCGCGCTGGAGGCATCGATCGCCTATGCCAGCGAGCGGCGGGCGTTCGGCCGGACGATCGCCGGGTTCCAGGCGATTCAATGGATGCTGGCGGACATGGTCACCGAGCTCGACGCCGCCGAACTGCTCGTGATGGAAGCCGCCTCACGAGCGGCGGCCGGGCTGCCCCACCGGCAGCACAGCTCGATGGCGAAACTGTACGCGTCGGAGGCGGCCTCTCGGGCGGCCTCCAAGGCCGTGCAGATCCACGGAGGCTATGGATTGATCAAGGACTATGTGGTCGAGCGGATCTACCGCGACGTGAAGCTCTGCGAAATCGGAGAGGGGACCTCCGAGGTGCAGCGGATGCTGATCGCGCGCGAGGTCCTAGTCTAAGGCGGGTTGGAGGCGCAGCGCGTGAAGACGACGGTTGTAGGAAGCTATCCGAAGATTCCTGATCCCCCGGCTCCGGGGCGGTGGCGCACAAGCGTCGAGAAGCTCCAGCGGGGCGAGATCACCGCGGAGGACATGCGCCGCGTGGAGGAAGAGGTCACGGCGGAAGTGCTCGCGGAGATGGATCGCGCGGGGATCGACATCGTGACGGACGGGCAGATTCGGTGGGAGGACGGGCAGACCTATTTCACACGCGGCCTCGCGGGGTTCTCGATCAACGGCCTGCAGCGGTACTTTGACACGAACGTGTATTTCCGGCAGCCCATCGCGATCGGGGAGACCGCGTGGCGCGCGCCCATCAGCGTCGCCGATTACACGTTTGCCGCGGCCCGCAGCCAGCGGCCGGTCAAGCCGGTCGTGAGCGGCCCGTTCACCCTGGCCGTCCTGAGCCGGGATGAGTTCTACGGGAACCAGGACCAGTTCGTCATGGCCCTGGCTTCTTCTCTCAACCAGGAACTCCGGGCACTGGCCGCCGCCGGCGCGCCGGTGATTCAGGTGGACGAGCCCGGCCTGCTGACTCATCGCGACCGATTTCCTCTCTTCCGGCGCGCCATGGACGTGTTGTGGGACGGGGTGACCGCGGAGCGGGCGCTGTATACTTATTTCGGGCCCGTGGACGGTTTGTACCCGGCGATCCTCGACCTCCCGGTCGATATCCTCGGTCTCGACTTCGTCGCTGGCGCCCAAAACTGGGACGTGCTGCGGAAGGCGAAGTTCACCAAGCAGCTGGGCCTCGGCATCGTGGATGCGCGGAACACCAAGATGGAGACGCCCGAGGCGGTCGCCGACGCATGCCGCCGGGCCGCCGAGATCGTCCCAGCGGACCACCTGCACGTGGGGCCGAGCGCGGGGCTCGAGTTCCTGCCGCGAAAAGTGGCCCAACGGAAGCTAGAGGTCCTGGCGGCGGGCGCCCGCCGGTTCCGGGAGGGAGCCGCATGACGGAGCAGATCCTACTCACCACGACGGTAGGCAGTTTCCCCAAACCGCCCTATCTAGTAGAAGCCCGGCGGAAGCACGCGCGCAAGCAGATCGATGCGGGAGAGTTTCGGGACCTCGAGCGGCGGGCCACGGAGGAGTGGATCCGGCGCCAGGAGGAGATCGGGGTCGACATCCTCGTGGACGGCGAGATGTACCGCGGGGACATGGTGGCCTACTTTGCGGACCAGATGGACGGGTTCGCCATCCCCGGGATCGTGCGGTCGTATGGGAATCGATACTACCCGAAGCCCGCGGTCGTGGCGCCGGTCGGGCGGCGCGGGCCCATCACCGTGGAGTGGTGGTCGTACTCGCAGAGCCTGACCTCCCGGCCGGTGAAGGGGATGCTGACCGGGCCGTACACGATCGCCGAGTGGTCGTTCAACGAGCATTACCCCACCCGCCGCGAACTGGTGCTCGAACTCGCCCGCGCGATCCACGATGAGGCCGTCGACCTCGAACGCGCGGGGGCTCGGTACATCCAGATCGACGAACCCGCCATTCACACCAGGCCGGATGCGGACTTCGACCTGGCCGTCGAAGCCATGGAGATCGTCACGAAGGGGCTGAAGGCGTATACGATCTCACACGTCTGCTATGGGGATGTCCCCCGCATCTACCCGGCGATGCTGCGCCTCGCAGTGGACCAGCTGGACCTCGCGCTCAAGAACGAGGAGTACGCGCTGCTGGACACGTTCAAGTCTCCGAAGTTCACCAAGGACATCGGGCTCGGCGTCCTCGACGCGCACAGTCATCGCACGGAGACGCCTGAAGAGGTCGTGGACGGAATCCGCCGGACGCTCAAGGTGATCCCGCTGCCTCAAGTCTACGTGACGCCGGACTGCGGCCTCAAGACCAGGACGATCGATGAGACCGTCGCGAAACTCACCTCCATGGTGGAAGGCGCCCGGCGCGTTCGGGAGGAGCTGGCCCGATAGCCGCGACGCCCACGGCCATCGCGGTCGAGGCACGGCGGGTCGTCCGCGCGTCCCCCGACCGGGTTTTCGCACACATCGGCCGCGCGGAATATCTTCCCCGATATGGTGCGCCGCTCTGGATGCTGGCGGAACCGGTCGAGAAGCATCGAAGCGCGCACGTCATCACGCTGACCGGTTACCTGATCGGCCTGCCGGTTGAGTCGGTTCTCCGAATCGCCCTCCACCCCCCCCACGCCATGGAGTTCAAACAGGTTCGCGGGACGCTTCGGGGGCTCAGCGGGTCCTTCGCGCTCGCCAGCGTCGAGGACGGGACCGAGGTGCGCTACCGCCTCGAGGTCGATCCGGGGATCCCCATGATTTCAGACGAAGCGGCCCGGCAGTTTCTCACCCAGTTTGTGGAGCGGATGCTCGACCGGATCAAGTTGGCGGCAGAGCGCAAGGCGCCGGCCCGCCGGGTCGACCGGGTTGC contains:
- a CDS encoding dihydrolipoamide acetyltransferase family protein, with product MPTEVKMPQLGESVHEGTIGKWLKRPGDAVAKYEPLVEVNTDKVNVEMPSPFAGVLRQILVEEGTTVVVGTAIAVIEEQGGAAARAAAPGIAQPSSPAAPPAMGDGGRSRAPVPPDTRSQAPRLTPLVRRLAEEHRLSPEELASIPGSGEGGRITKDDVLRHIETQRASPRSQAPAAPSPSATRASSPGGDRQGAAQDELHRFSPVRRAIAERMAQSKREIPHAYGTIEVDLTALVRHREAHKATWQAREGVNVSLTAFLVRAAARALRAYPMVNATYTPEGILYKHAIHFGVGVAIPDGLIVPVIKHADQKGVVGLAAEIAQLAERARDGKLTLDDVSGGTFTLTNPGVFGSITSMPIINYPQAAILAADAIVRRPVVVGEGIAIRDVMHLGIAFDHRVFDGAVAMRFLNHIKQQLEGFAPAGESPEF
- a CDS encoding methionine synthase; protein product: MTEQILLTTTVGSFPKPPYLVEARRKHARKQIDAGEFRDLERRATEEWIRRQEEIGVDILVDGEMYRGDMVAYFADQMDGFAIPGIVRSYGNRYYPKPAVVAPVGRRGPITVEWWSYSQSLTSRPVKGMLTGPYTIAEWSFNEHYPTRRELVLELARAIHDEAVDLERAGARYIQIDEPAIHTRPDADFDLAVEAMEIVTKGLKAYTISHVCYGDVPRIYPAMLRLAVDQLDLALKNEEYALLDTFKSPKFTKDIGLGVLDAHSHRTETPEEVVDGIRRTLKVIPLPQVYVTPDCGLKTRTIDETVAKLTSMVEGARRVREELAR
- a CDS encoding SRPBCC family protein, with translation MAVEARRVVRASPDRVFAHIGRAEYLPRYGAPLWMLAEPVEKHRSAHVITLTGYLIGLPVESVLRIALHPPHAMEFKQVRGTLRGLSGSFALASVEDGTEVRYRLEVDPGIPMISDEAARQFLTQFVERMLDRIKLAAERKAPARRVDRVAAAPAGLEPEEDDAEPTPAAVAPAAPPPEAPASPPGSDARPSTEPTRSGKRRRRRRRRGRGRAPGSPGQGPSPAC
- a CDS encoding iron-sulfur cluster assembly accessory protein encodes the protein MSIEVGRPTVTVSDSAIAKLKEMLAEQNEPNLCFRVFIQQGGCDGFSYGMAFDSPDADDEIIERGGVRLLVDKTSSRLLRGAEIDYVASVTATGFAIRNPNAVSTCGCGHSFKTADDHGQADPCGEEDHEHGSTD
- a CDS encoding methylcobamide--CoM methyltransferase — protein: MKTTVVGSYPKIPDPPAPGRWRTSVEKLQRGEITAEDMRRVEEEVTAEVLAEMDRAGIDIVTDGQIRWEDGQTYFTRGLAGFSINGLQRYFDTNVYFRQPIAIGETAWRAPISVADYTFAAARSQRPVKPVVSGPFTLAVLSRDEFYGNQDQFVMALASSLNQELRALAAAGAPVIQVDEPGLLTHRDRFPLFRRAMDVLWDGVTAERALYTYFGPVDGLYPAILDLPVDILGLDFVAGAQNWDVLRKAKFTKQLGLGIVDARNTKMETPEAVADACRRAAEIVPADHLHVGPSAGLEFLPRKVAQRKLEVLAAGARRFREGAA
- a CDS encoding acyl-CoA dehydrogenase family protein, whose translation is MTGRRPGVRFEYSEEQRLIWDTARAFAARELRPHARAWDAEGTFPTALIPKLAELGFLGMTIPQEYGGSGLDTVSLALAIEAIAWGDGGVALTVASHNSLCSGHIVLAGTDAQKRTYLPRLASGQALGAWALTEPGSGSDAAALATRAVRRGTRWVLNGTKVFVTQGSLAGVYVIMARTDPEAGSRGISAFLVERGTPGLRVGKHEDKLGVRSSDTAEVVLEDCEAAPDAMLGAPGDGYRDALRVLEGGRIGIGAMALGLGRAALEASIAYASERRAFGRTIAGFQAIQWMLADMVTELDAAELLVMEAASRAAAGLPHRQHSSMAKLYASEAASRAASKAVQIHGGYGLIKDYVVERIYRDVKLCEIGEGTSEVQRMLIAREVLV
- a CDS encoding NAD(P)/FAD-dependent oxidoreductase, yielding MPADVFDVTILGGGPVGLYAAYYSGFRALRTKIIESLGALGGQVTALYPEKWIYDVAGFPKILGRELVDNLAEQAMQYTPTVCLGETVGTLTAQPDGTIHLASEGAMHATRTVLITAGIGAFHPKTFKNPLIDGFEGRGLYYFVRSFQDFKDKRVLIVGGGDSAVDWALGLIGIARSITLIHRRDQFRAFEDSVQKLHTSPVQVKTFYELRRLEGGTQVERAVIYQNKTNTEESLEVDAVIASLGFLSTLGPIQGWGLELEHDSIRVNTRMETNVRGVYASGDVVTYPGKVKLIATGFGEAATAINNATAYLNPKASVFPGHSSSQDVHTKQKAPVGT
- the moeB gene encoding molybdopterin-synthase adenylyltransferase MoeB, which encodes MATTRVAEARAQAPRLTETQMERYSRQIILEEMGVEGQARLLESKVLIIGAGGLGSPTALYLAAAGVGTIGIVDGDQVDLTNLHRQILHATSALGRPKTESARKTLGELNPDVTVVPYQTVLTSANALDVLAPYDVVINGSDNFPTRYLVNDACVLLGKPLVDASILKWEGQATTFLPGRGCYRCLFPTPPPPGAVPSCAEGGILGALCGFMGSRQALETLKVLLGVGETLANRLLIFDALEGETRVVRWNRNPQCPVCGDQPTIRALIDYEQFCGMPAHDRPATPAQAPVPQVSPEEAKTLLDRGGVQLVDVREPWEYDEAHIPGCRLIPLGDVPVRHGEIDRETPVVVYCKSGGRSAKAVTFLREQGYAKALNLSGGILAWMNAQLPTE
- the lipA gene encoding lipoyl synthase, whose amino-acid sequence is MSLDRRPEWLKVRLPTGPNFRELVGIMRTQALHTVCEEARCPNIGDCWERRTATFLILGNVCTRHCAYCAIAHGLPTELDVQEPERVAAATSAMGLRHVVITSVDRDDLRDGGAAMFARTIRLIRERHPRCSVEVLIPDFKGDADALRTVLDAGPDILNHNIETVPRLFRAVRAGGNFRRSLDLLAQAKAQAGRWVTKSGMMVGLGETWDEVLATMRALRDVECEILTIGQYLSPGKDYHPIARYYRPEEFAALKHEGVSMGFRHVESGPLVRSSYHADEQAVGAGAIPAAP
- a CDS encoding NifU family protein is translated as MHARVEKVLDQIRPYVQQDGGDLELIDVVDGVVQIRLAGSCVGCMYSMMTLQAGVERMLKEQVPEIKAVESAPF